In the Mycosarcoma maydis chromosome 6, whole genome shotgun sequence genome, one interval contains:
- a CDS encoding glutamate N-acetyltransferase (related to ECM40 - acetylornithine acetyltransferase): MISSLLSRSSIARRAVRGFASTAVQLDASAKLNKPARFAQPISASDIPKGFVVSSTYAGIKAAISPKPADPNTSASTAAASNPNPKPDLALIVSTVPAAAAGTFTRNVFKAAPVVVSNQVLLDGAKKEQGARVQTVLVNSGCANAVTGTQGMQDAESCVELVKKHLAPHPGLAQSSEGRETLLLSTGVIGVPLPMPTIKRCIPHLANGMILRSDPESWRETARAFMTTDTFPKLRAKTFKLGGKEVRMIGIDKGAGMIHPAMTGPAVPSAVSSGQLHATMLGLIATDAAVQPKALQVALNRAVSRSFNCISVDGDMSTNDTIILLANGQSAASSSTAVANEIDESSPDFEPFVSELTAFCQELSKLIVRDGEGAEKFVEITCTNAPSYTVAHGLLSRLVTSMLFKCAIHGQDANWGRILASVGGADPSLTKDVDASKVSVSFVDPTGEFESITVLRDGNPVKVDEDEIGKLLTKEDIKVVIDLQNGKEDCTYWTCDLSREYIEINADYRS; the protein is encoded by the coding sequence ATGATCTCATCCCTTCTATCGCGCTCCTCGATCGCTCGCCGGGCAGTCCGCGGCTTTGCCTCGACAGCAGTCCAACTCGATGCTagcgccaagctcaacaaACCAGCTCGCTTCGCGCAGCCAATCTCGGCGTCCGACATTCCCAAAGGATTCGTCGTATCTTCCACCTACGCTGGCATCAAAGCTGCTATCTCACCCAAGCCTGCCGATCCGAACACGTCGGCAAGCACTGCGGCAGCAAGCAACCCGAACCCTAAACCGGATCTGGCGCTGATCGTTTCTACTGTAcccgcagctgcagcgggAACGTTCACCCGGAACGTGTTCAAAGCGGCTCCTGTGGTTGTGTCGAACCAGGTGCTTCTGGACGgagccaagaaggagcAAGGTGCTAGGGTGCAGACTGTACTGGTTAATTCTGGGTGTGCCAATGCGGTGACAGGGACACAAGGAATGCAGGATGCCGAGTCGTGCGTTGAACTGGTCAAGAAGCACCTTGCACCGCATCCTGGGCTAGCTCAGAGCTCAGAAGGACGTGAAACGCTGTTGTTGTCGACCGGTGTGATCGGTGTACCGCTGCCCATGCCTACGATTAAACGATGCATTCCGCACCTAGCAAACGGGATGATCCTTCGAAGCGATCCAGAATCGTGGCGAGAAACGGCTCGAGCCTTTATGACCACGGATACCTTCCCCAAGCTGCGAGCAAAGACGTTCAAGCTCGGTGGCAAGGAGGTGCGAATGATCGGAATCGACAAAGGAGCAGGAATGATCCACCCAGCCATGACGGGTCCCGCTGTACCATCAGCCGTGTCGAGCGGCCAATTGCACGCTACCATGCTGGGTCTCATCGCAaccgatgctgctgttcaACCCAAAGCTCTGCAAGTAGCCTTAAACCGTGCTGTATCACGATCATTTAACTGCATCTCGGTCGATGGAGACATGTCGACCAATGACACCATCAtcctgctcgccaacgGTCAATCTGCtgcctcctcttccactgCCGTTGCAAATGAGATCGACGAATCCAGTCCGGACTTTGAACCGTTCGTCTCGGAGCTCACCGCCTTCTGTCAGGAACTCTCCAAACTCATCGTACGCGACGGTGAAGGCGCCGAGAAATTTGTCGAGATCACGTGCACCAATGCACCTTCCTACACGGTGGCGCATGGCCTCTTGTCCCGACTGGTCACCTCGATGCTCTTCAAATGCGCCATCCATGGTCAGGATGCCAACTGGGGTCGAATCTTGGCTTCGGTCGGTGGTGCCGATCCCAGCTTGACCAAAGACGTGGACGCCAGCAAGGTTTCCGTGTCGTTTGTCGATCCCACGGGCGAGTTTGAGTCGATCACCGTGCTTCGTGATGGCAATCCGGTCAAGgtggatgaagacgagatCGGGAAATTGTTGACCAAGGAAGATATCAAGGTGGTGATTGATTTGCAGAACGGTAAGGAGGACTGCACCTATTGGACGTGCGATTTGAGCAGGGAGTATATCGAGATCAATGCTGATTACCGTTCGTGA
- a CDS encoding uncharacterized protein (related to pyridoxal kinase) gives MAASVADPNRILSIQSHVVSGYVGNRSATFPLQLLGWDVDVTNTVQFSNHTGYGRWGGLRFDASHLSDIFSNLDRNGLLRYSRMLTGYMPSAAVVQTVLELVKKLRSRQVADDGGLIYLLDPVMGDMGRGMYVAQEVLPIYREMLQYATIITPNQFEAQALTDIEIVDLKSLKNVLLTLHKKHRVPHVIITSIELPDHDLAAIGAHRNMPDGRPAMLQVGSSCEIHLEQGERQEPKLEAQDLNIWSIQFPEVQGYFSGVGDMFAALTLGRFHPEASTSAQANQSANELTPIAKASELAIASLQGVLSNTCRVIDQLETESNADTDAEGNDGAQAKVDRMRRRELRVVQSKNEIESPTIAYRAKWITS, from the coding sequence ATGGCCGCCAGCGTTGCCGACCCAAACCGAATCCTAAGCATTCAATCGCATGTGGTTTCCGGCTACGTCGGCAATCGATCTGCCACATTCCCCCTACAGCTCCTCGGTTGGGACGTCGATGTCACCAACACGGTTCAGTTCAGCAACCACACGGGATACGGACGATGGGGAGGTCTACGATTCGATGCCTCGCACCTATCGGACATCTTTTCCAACCTTGATCGAAACGGTCTGTTGAGGTACTCACGGATGCTTACTGGGTACATGCCTTCCGCAGCTGTGGTACAGACCGTGTTGGAGCTGGTCAAGAAACTTCGTTCGAGGCAAGTTGCGGATGATGGAGGATTGATTTATCTATTGGACCCAGTGATGGGTGATATGGGAAGAGGCATGTATGTGGCACAAGAAGTGCTGCCTATCTACAGAGAAATGTTGCAATACGCGACGATCATCACACCAAACCAGTTCGAAGCACAAGCGCTGACCGATatcgagatcgtcgaccTCAAGTCGCTCAAAAATGTGCTCCTCACCCTCCACAAGAAGCACAGAGTTCCTCacgtcatcatcacctcgatcgagctcCCAGATCACGACCTTGCTGCCATTGGTGCACACAGGAACATGCCAGATGGCCGACCTGCGATGCTTCAAGtcggctcgagctgcgaaaTTCAcctcgagcaaggcgaaCGTCAGGAGCCCAAGTTGGAAGCACAAGATCTAAACATTTGGTCGATCCAATTTCCTGAAGTGCAAGGCTACTTTTCCGGCGTTGGCGACATGTTCGCTGCATTGACACTGGGAAGGTTTCACCCAGAAGCATCTACATCAGCACAAGCAAACCAGTCAGCAAACGAGCTCACGCCGATCGCAAAAGCAAGCGAGCTGGCCATCGCCAGTCTTCAGGGAGTACTCAGCAACACCTGTCGGGTGATAGACCAGTTGGAGACCGAGTCGAATGCTGATACGGATGCGGAAGGCAACGACGGAGCGCAGGCAAAAGTGGAtaggatgaggaggagagAGTTGAGAGTTGTGCAGAGTAAGAACGAGATTGAATCGCCCACCATTGCGTACCGCGCAAAGTGGATCACCAGCTAA
- a CDS encoding putative cell cycle control protein has product MSRSAPRIKNRAPAPIQISAEQLLREAQERQEAPASAPVQKIEDYEELEEYRGRRRSEFEDRLRRNGLNMSTWIKYASWEASQGEMDRCRSIYERALDVEPHHLPLWLRYTEQELKMRNVQHARNLYDRAVSILPRIDQLWYKYVHLEELLGNIPGTRQVFERWMKWEPEEKAWHAYINLEVRYDELDRASAIWERCVTCHPVPKQWIRWAKFEEDRGNLEKARIVFQMALDYIGEDEDAMEKAQSVFTAFAKMETRLKEYERARVIYKYALERLPRSKSEGIYSSYTRFEKQFGTMNSVEDTVIGKRRIQYEEELAAQEAGGAPADYDTWFDYSRLEEDAYRALLATGGSQDQLQQAVKRVREVYERAIAQVPSSQEKRDWRRYIFLWLRYALFEEIDTRDYDRTREIYKAAIALVPHRRFTFAKLWVQYARFEVRRLELTAARKILGAAIGMAPKLKLFSSYIELEVSLKEFDRARKIYEKALEWDPTNSQTWVRFAELEKNLFDTDRARALFELGVGQAEGGEASGGLDMPEIVWKAYIDFEFEEREWEKVDALYERLLAKSGHVKVWISYALSKINRATAIEEDEDEEDDDHDHDDDMAATPSRELTEEEEALRQQRRSALASSAREIFQRAYDNLKSRSLKDERVALLESWKSFEQQHGSAETLSRVEAKFPRVVKKRRQVEDSADGAMEEYYDLIFPDDQDEGKGAFKLLQMAHAWRAAQAAKEQQQQQQQSSSAETGASASAGAGATGDDVRDEESIGIAIDDDQEQDASGEEA; this is encoded by the coding sequence ATGTCTCGCTCGGCACCCCGAATCAAAAACCGCGCACCCGCGCCCATCCAGATCTCCGCCGAGCAACTGCTTCGCGAAGCACAGGAACGTCAAGAAGCACCCGCCTCTGCTCCTGTCCAGAAGATCGAAGACTAtgaagagctcgaagagtATCGTGGGCGCCGGCGCTCCGAGTTCGAGGATCGTCTCCGCCGAAATGGACTAAACATGTCAACATGGATCAAGTACGCATCGTGGGAAGCCAGCCAGGGCGAAATGGACCGTTGTCGTTCCATCTACGAACGTGCTTTGGACGTTGAACCTCACCATCTGCCCTTGTGGCTCCGTTACACAGAGCAAGAACTCAAGATGCGCAACGTTCAACATGCACGAAATTTGTACGACCGTGCCGTCAGCATTCTACCGAGGATCGATCAGCTTTGGTACAAGTACGTTCATCTTGAAGAGCTACTCGGAAACATACCGGGAACGAGACAGGTATTTGAAAGATGGATGAAGTGGGAACCCGAAGAGAAAGCGTGGCATGCCTACATCAACCTCGAAGTGAGGTACGATGAATTGGATAGGGCAAGCGCGATATGGGAGAGATGCGTAACGTGCCACCCTGTACCCAAGCAGTGGATTCGATGGGCCAAATTCGAAGAAGATAGAGGCAATCTGGAGAAGGCAAGGATTGTCTTTCAGATGGCTCTCGACTATATTGgagaagacgaagatgcGATGGAAAAGGCGCAAAGCGTCTTCACTGCCTTTGCAAAGATGGAGACTCGCCTGAAAGAGTACGAACGAGCAAGAGTGATCTACAAGTATGCACTCGAGCGGCTACCCAGGTCCAAGTCAGAGGGAATCTACTCGAGCTATACCCGCTTTGAAAAGCAATTCGGCACCATGAACAGTGTAGAGGATACTGTGATCGGCAAACGACGCATACAGTATGAGGAAGAGCTGGCAGCGCAAGAAGCAGGAGGTGCTCCTGCCGACTACGATACCTGGTTTGACTATTCTCGCCTCGAAGAGGACGCCTACCGTGCACTACTAGCTACGGGTGGGTCGCAAGATCAGCTCCAACAAGCCGTCAAACGTGTTCGCGAGGTGTACGAACGAGCGATCGCCCAAGTCCCTTCTTCACAAGAGAAGCGCGATTGGCGACGATACATTTTCCTCTGGCTACGCTACGCGCTTTTCGAGGAGATCGACACGCGCGACTACGATCGCACGCGCGAAATTTACAAGGCCGCCATTGCGCTGGTCCCGCACCGACGCTTCACATTCGCCAAGCTGTGGGtgcagtacgcgcgcttCGAAGTACGACGTCTCGAACTCACCGCCGCCCGCAAGATTCTCGGCGCAGCCATTGGTATGGCACCCAAACTGAAGCTCTTCAGCAGCTacatcgagctcgaagtgTCCCTCAAAGAATTCGACCGAGCGCGCAAGATCTACGAAAAGGCGCTGGAATGGGATCCAACCAACTCGCAAACCTGGGTGCGcttcgccgagctggagaAGAACCTGTTCGATACCGATCGTGCACGAGCACTGTTCGAATTGGGCGTGGGTCAGGCGGAGGGTGGAGAGGCAAGTGGCGGGTTGGACATGCCAGAGATTGTGTGGAAAGCGTACATTGATTTCGAATTTGAAGAGCGCGAGTGGGAGAAGGTGGATGCATTGTACGAAAGGTTATTGGCGAAGAGCGGACACGTCAAAGTGTGGATCTCGTATGCCTTGTCCAAGATCAACCGAGCTACGGCgatcgaggaagatgaagacgaagaggacgatgacCATGATCACGATGACGATATGGCGGCAACCCCATCGCGAGAGTTGaccgaagaggaagaagcgttGCGTCAACAGCGTCGCTCAGCACTCGCATCTTCCGCGCGAGAAATCTTCCAGCGTGCCTACGACAATCTCAAATCTCGCTCCCTAAAAGACGAACGGGTTGCCTTGCTAGAATCTTGGAAATCGTTCGAACAACAACACGGTTCAGCAGAGACACTATCTCGAGTAGAGGCCAAATTCCCGCGGGTCGTCAAAAAACGCAGACAGGTGGAAGACAGTGCGGATGGAGCGATGGAGGAGTACTACGATCTCATCTTCCccgacgaccaagacgaggGCAAAGGTGCTTTCAAGCTGTTACAGATGGCTCACGCTTGGAGAGCTGCCCAAGCGGCaaaggagcagcagcagcagcagcagcaatcatCGAGTGCTGAGACtggtgcaagtgcaagtgcaggtgcaggtgcaacTGGGGATGATGTGCGGGATGAGGAGAGCATTGGCATTGCTATagacgacgatcaagagcaGGATGCCAGCGGAGAAGAAGCATGA
- a CDS encoding histone methyltransferase SET1 (related to regulatory protein SET1) — protein sequence MPYSSQQNGYTSASTSRLSEQTSSHSRSSREDRHLTEKGRRPPSPEARHRSDRDYDRRRSTEYVRDDDYRRSSRSSHDSRYADAYDHWRSARSAYSPTPRDDRRDEARNDLSSTKRHRSPEHSTSRLRHRSPESAHRRQNGTANRLDSKPDRGGDRKTGEALDSGRSRWSQRAYEYDDWRNERPSARYERYRHDREPHRSRREDEYETKRSRDDSNGNSIYAPTRRSRSRSRSRSRSRDRYRSRDHSRERRRERSRDRSNGTYSSRDDRRPKADRSAHTIKRDEHSTRLNGTSEDSKDLRHESQRRVSASVQSASEGPASTPVARAVYIKHAEVDQEAPAPPTTRDYHSCPQRWPDQADSAVRASSAPNGSATAPSRSDRPPANGSSGRHSPRSLPTREKAEEARTSSTRRPSSQTNDNVNNSRDPLTQRKATSERSFGHVLLPHELPVECRGKNYMATATYKEGVKSIYKSAADKHLVDVDTRDPRRLGKKSSRYRESLHSASFRWDSNSRGKKPLPPPRNLVLTNLSGLLQPHQILLHILPHGRIESSKLEIDPKIGQSLGIFRVTFAHDFDEHGKPLESMPAGQNPQHGAKVAKAACLALNGRMIGQTRAQAFLDRDGEVIAERIKAKLAENEHKLRPTIVPPAPPAAASSSPATPSTTKQSMPPPQVPRGPKVFMPAAPSPSYASSPASARANTDRYEYSATSHSRYRSSYEESRKLASSETYHRRRGTEEYDTYNRSKPYADAQVPAGSRSETRKDIKRPDEEILNELRDKKRPYVHIPRPKNCDIDVTSVEAQLRSTAPIWVREGQKGFYAAFHTSKEANQCKVVNETLTIGGYTLQVDVRSAPSQHAPSQQIRTPSGKHASVPLSMPAPPKQERKAIDTGLRPPTADEKLKVDWSAAELQDAVFRMLQKELADTFVRDVKSRVVGPYLTAYLKPDGEGGKMLAKATMKKPVIPTSINDHGTTLFEATGEARLPSFRKLAGAHPKKKASDADTTTSQAKRDQTDAKKKRGHTHRSKVHRDRDVSSSENESDDMERGMVVAARRNSYTRSKSSTKRRGAAAWLLEASDAEAGTDDVDSTETDALSRSVSASVEPTGEEQIEVDVGAKAKKIPKVKAATVSKKKGTTAARKKLDVAPPEAVVEADQGSETATPETDVPIKTAAAKAKVKPAKTSAKAKSALVDPFEAGLVEDSEDCHYLRLALEHLSRTGELASEHTLPDEIELEVEAEEQAMAAGGIPKHSTGSARTEGYYRIPPEQKAMHLPDRNKATEDVDTSSNAQILQSARNNRADSRRLVLGIEQHKRETATDTDIFKFNQLRTRKKQLKFAKSPIHDWGLYAMELIPAGDMVIEYVGEVVRQQVADEREKQYERQGNFSTYLFRVDDDLVVDATHKGNIARLMNHCCTPNCNAKILTLNGEKRIVLFAKTAIRAGEELTYDYKFQSSADDEDAIPCLCGSPGCRRFL from the coding sequence ATGCCGTATTCCTCACAGCAAAATGGCTATACctcggcgtcgacgtcgaggctTTCCGAGCAGACCTCATCTCATTCGCGATCGTCCAGAGAGGATCGACATCTGACAGAGAAAGGTCGAAGGCCACCGTCGCCAGAAGCGAGGCATCGCAGCGACAGAGATTACGACAGGCGCCGCTCGACCGAATACGTTCGCGACGACGACTATCGCCGCTCAAGCCGCTCCTCACACGATTCTCGATATGCAGATGCCTACGATCACTGGCGTAGTGCGCGATCTGCTTACTCTCCAACTCCGCGTGACGACCGCAGGGACGAAGCGCGCAATGACCTTTCCAGCACAAAACGACACCGATCACCAGAGCATTCAACTTCCAGGCTGCGGCACAGATCGCCTGAGTCAGCACATCGTCGCCAAAATGGTACCGCCAATCGCTTAGACTCCAAGCCAGATCGTGGTGGCGACAGGAAGACCGGCGAGGCGCTGGACTCAGGGCGCTCTCGCTGGTCACAGCGTGCTTACGAATACGACGACTGGCGCAACGAACGTCCCTCAGCTCGGTATGAAAGGTATCGCCATGACCGTGAACCTCACAGGTCTAGGCGGGAGGACGAGTATGAGACAAAGCGTTCTCGAGACGACTCTAACGGAAACTCGATATATGCCCCCACAAGGCGTAGCAGGAGTCGTAgtcgcagccgcagccgcagtcGAGATCGTTACCGCAGTCGAGACCATAGCCGGGAGCGTCGTCGCGAGCGCAGTCGAGATCGATCAAATGGGACATATAGCAGTCGAGATGACCGACGACCAAAAGCCGACAGAAGCGCTCATACGATCAAACGAGATGAGCACTCGACCCGTCTCAACGGAACGTCGGAAGATAGCAAGGATCTCAGGCACGAATCTCAGCGACGAGTGTCGGCCTCGGTTCAGAGTGCATCAGAAGGCCCTGCCTCTACACCTGTTGCAAGGGCTGTCTACATTAAACACGCGGAAGTGGATCAGGAGGCGCCTGCCCCACCGACAACTCGTGATTACCATTCATGCCCACAGCGCTGGCCTGATCAAGCTGATTCAGCAGTTCGTGCTTCATCTGCTCCGAATGGCTCTGCGACAGCCCCCTCGCGCTCCGATCGTCCGCCCGCAAACGGCTCTTCAGGAAGGCACAGCCCGCGCTCACTTCCTACTAGAGAGAAGGCAGAAGAAGCACGAACATCCTCTACCAGGCGGCCATCATCACAGACTAACGACAATGTCAACAACTCGAGAGACCCCTTAACGCAGAGAAAGGCGACTTCGGAACGATCTTTTGGCCATGTCCTCCTTCCGCACGAGCTTCCCGTGGAGTGTAGAGGAAAGAACTATATGGCCACCGCTACGTACAAAGAGGGTGTCAAGTCCATCTACAAATCAGCCGCAGACAAGCACcttgtcgatgtcgacacCCGAGACCCGCGCAGGCTTGGCAAGAAGTCCAGCCGTTATCGCGAATCCCTTCACTCTGCCTCATTCAGGTGGGACAGTAATTCGAGAGGTAAAaagccgctgccgccgccgcgCAATCTTGTCTTGACCAACCTCTCAGGTTTGCTACAGCCGCATCAGATTCTCCTTCACATTCTTCCACATGGTCGCATCGAATcttccaagctcgagattGATCCCAAGATTGGACAGAGTCTTGGCATCTTCCGCGTTACATTTGctcacgactttgacgagcaCGGCAAACCTCTGGAGAGCATGCCAGCGGGCCAAAACCCACAGCACGGCGCTAAGGTTGCCAAAGCGGCTTGCCTCGCATTGAATGGCCGCATGATTGGGCAAACTAGAGCCCAAGCTTTCCTCGATCGTGATGGCGAGGTGATCGCCGAGAGGATAAAAGCGAAGCTTGCTGAAAATGAGCACAAGCTGCGACCTACCATCGttcctcctgctcctccaGCGGCCGCAAGCAGTTCGCCTGCCACTCCAAGCACAACCAAGCAGAGCATGCCGCCGCCTCAAGTACCGCGTGGGCCAAAAGTCTTCAtgcctgctgctccttCCCCATCGTATGCTTCTTCTCCGGCCTCTGCACGTGCCAACACGGACCGCTACGAGTATTCCGCAACCTCTCATTCACGCTATAGGTCAAGTTATGAAGAGAGCAGGAAGCTGGCTTCTTCAGAAACCTATCACCGTCGACGCGGCACCGAAGAGTATGACACGTACAACCGTAGCAAGCCATATGCCGATGCACAGGTTCCAGCAGGCTCGCGATCTGAAACGCGCAAGGATATCAAGAGACCCGACGAAGAGATCCTTAACGAGCTCCGAGACAAGAAACGCCCGTACGTGCATATCCCAAGGCCCAAGAATTGCGATATCGATGTCACGTCAGTGGAAGCTCAGCTGCGGAGCACCGCCCCGATCTGGGTCCGCGAAGGCCAAAAAGGCTTCTATGCGGCTTTCCACACTTCTAAAGAGGCCAATCAGTGCAAGGTCGTCAATGAGACACTTACGATCGGAGGCTACACGTTGCAAGTGGATGTTCGCTCGGCGCCATCTCAACACGCACCTAGCCAGCAGATTAGGACACCGAGCGGAAAGCACGCCAGCGTACCACTCTCGATGCCTGCACCCCCTAAGCAGGAGCGTAAGGCGATCGACACAGGTTTGCGCCCGCCGACAGCCGACGAGAAGCTAAAGGTCGACTGGTCCGCTGCAGAGCTCCAGGACGCCGTCTTCCGCATGCTGCAGAAGGAGCTTGCTGACACGTTTGTCCGCGATGTAAAGAGCCGCGTGGTAGGTCCGTATTTGACTGCGTACCTGAAACCAGATGGCGAAGGTGGAAAGATGCTAGCTAAAGCTACGATGAAGAAGCCTGTCATCCCAACAAGCATCAACGACCATGGCACCACATTATTCGAGGCAACTGGCGAGGCGCGCCTTCCGTCTTTCCGAAAGCTCGCTGGCGCACATCCTAAAAAGAAAGCTTCCGATGCAGACACGACTACCTCACAAGCAAAGCGAGACCAGACGGATGCAAAGAAGAAAAGGGGGCATACACACAGGTCCAAGGTTCATCGTGATCGGGACGTTTCGAGCTCCGAGAATGAAAGCGACGACATGGAACGTGGAATGGTggtcgcagctcgtcgtaACAGTTATACAAGATCGAagtcaagcacgaagagACGCGGCGCAGCGGCATGGCTCCTCGAAGCGTCGGACGCAGAGGCTGGTACAGACGATGTAGATTCGACGGAGACGGATGCTCTATCTAGATCCGTCTCTGCATCTGTAGAGCCAACCGGGGAAGAGCAAATCGAAGTAGATGTGGGAGcaaaggccaagaagatACCCAAGGTCAAAGCTGCAACTGTTtcgaagaagaagggcaCGACAGCAGCCCGTAAGAAGTTGGACGTAGCGCCTCCGGAGGCTGTCGTCGAAGCGGATCAAGGCAGCGAAACGGCCACACCCGAGACAGACGTTCCCATAAAGACAGCcgcagccaaagccaaggtAAAGCCAGCGAAAACGTCTGCGAAAGCAAAGTCAGCTCTTGTCGATCCGTTTGAGGCAGGGCTCGTGGAGGACAGTGAGGATTGCCATTATCTGCGACTGGCCCTCGAGCATCTAAGTCGGACAGGCGAACTTGCAAGCGAACACACCCTGCCTGACGaaatcgagctcgaagttGAAGCCGAGGAACAAGCCATGGCTGCCGGAGGCATCCCAAAGCATTCCACCGGCTCAGCGCGCACTGAAGGCTACTACCGCATCCCACCAGAGCAGAAAGCCATGCATCTGCCCGACCGAAACAAGGCAACAGAAGATGTCGataccagcagcaacgctcaAATTTTGCAATCAGCTCGAAACAATCGTGCTGATTCACGAcgtctcgtcctcggcatCGAACAGCACAAGCGCGAAACAGCCACGGACACGGACATATTCAAGTTCAACCAACTGCGGACgcgcaagaagcagctcaagtTCGCCAAGTCCCCCATCCACGATTGGGGACTTTACGCCATGGAGCTCATCCCTGCTGGCGATATGGTGATCGAATACGTAGGCGAGGTGGTTCGGCAACAGGTCGCCGATGAACGCGAAAAGCAGTACGAACGACAGGGCAATTTCAGCACGTATCTCTTCcgcgtcgacgacgatctcgtGGTCGATGCAACGCACAAGGGCAACATTGCACGCCTTATGAATCACTGCTGTACGCCCAACTGCAACGCCAAGATATTGACGCTCAACGGGGAAAAGCGGATCGTGCTGTTTGCAAAAACGGCCATCAGGGCGGGCGAAGAGCTGACATACGACTACAAGTTTCAGTCTTCcgcagacgacgaagatgccATCCCGTGTTTGTGTGGTAGTCCGGGATGTAGGCGGTTTTTGTAG
- a CDS encoding retromer subunit VPS29 (related to VPS29 - involved in vacuolar protein sorting): MLVLVIGDLHIPFRAHDLPAKFKKLLVPGKIQQIICTGNVCNTDYLHYLRTIAGDVHLVKGDYDDNPHFPSSLILNHPPLRIGVLHGHQVVPAGDTQSLAAVARAMDVDILLTGHTHRFEAFELEGRFFVNPGSATGAWHPTWPLRDPASLAALSERTAAKTKEDATIADKKADEPKPKKGAKTSDNKKNDDSAKDKPSASELKDANKDAESNKDGDEEEEEAKEAAAPVPSFALLDIQGAVVVTYVYQLIDGDVKVEKIEYRKNLDSNSLALQRGASGNAVAVGASATNYGQYGGR, translated from the coding sequence ATGCTGGTCCTTGTGATCGGCGACCTTCATATTCCGTTCCGGGCCCATGACTTACCAGCCAAGTTCAAGAAGCTACTAGTGCCCGGCAAGATTCAACAGATCATCTGCACCGGAAACGTATGCAACACCGACTATCTGCACTATCTGCGCACCATCGCCGGAGATGTTCACCTCGTGAAAGGCGACTATGACGATAACCCACACTTCCCTTCAAGCCTGATCCTTAACCATCCCCCTCTTCGGATCGGTGTGCTACACGGACATCAGGTTGTTCCAGCTGGTGATACACAGTCTCTGGCTGCAGTTGCGAGAGCGATGGATGTCGACATATTGCTCACAGGACACACGCATCGATTCGAGGCTTTCGAACTGGAGGGTCGCTTCTTTGTCAATCCAGGTAGCGCAACCGGCGCCTGGCATCCTACATGGCCATTGAGAGATCCCGCTTCCCTAGCCGCCCTGTCAGAAAGGACAGCCGCCAAGACGAAAGAGGATGCTACCATTGCCGACAAGAAGGCCGACGAGCCCAAGCCAAAGAAGGGTGCAAAAACGTCAGACAACAAAAAGAACGATGACTCAGCAAAGGACAAGCCATCCGCATCCGAACTTAAAGACGCCAATAAGGACGCCGAGTCAAAcaaagatggcgacgaggaagaggaagaagcgaAAGAGGCCGCGGCCCCTGTCCCGAGCTTTGCCTTGCTAGACATTCAGGGTGCCGTGGTAGTGACATACGTCTATCAGCTTATCGATGGAGATGTCAAGGTAGAAAAGATCGAGTACCGAAAGAACCTCGATAGCAACTCGTTGGCATTGCAGCGCGGCGCATCTGGTAACGCTGTCGCAGTGGGCGCCTCAGCCACAAATTATGGCCAGTACGGCGGACGATag
- a CDS encoding putative small nuclear ribonucleoprotein E, translating into MSGRSKVSVQPINIIFRHLQQQTRVSLWLYDNVDFRIEGKIIGFDEFMNVTLADAEEVWTKKDNKRVELGRILLKGDNITLIQPAK; encoded by the exons ATGTCGGGCCGAAGCAAAGTATCGGTGCAGCCGATCAACATCATCTTCCGTCACTTGCAACAGCAGACAAGAGTATCTCTCTGGCTCTACGATAATGTCGACTTTCGTATTGAAGGCAAGATCATT GGCTTTGACGAGTTTATGAACGTCACATTGGCGGATGCAGAAGAAGTATGGACAAAGAAGGACAACAAGCGCGTAGAGCTTGGCCGAATCCTGTTGAAGGGAGACAACATT ACACTCATCCAGCCGGCAAAGTAA